In the Ictidomys tridecemlineatus isolate mIctTri1 chromosome 10, mIctTri1.hap1, whole genome shotgun sequence genome, TCAAACAACCCTTCTGGAACAATACAGAGTGGGAAAAGTTTGCAAAATAAGAGTCAGTTTAGGACTATTGCACCAAAAATTGTGCCCAAAGTCCTAACATCCAAAGTGCTGCCATGTCATTCACCATCACTCTCCGATCAGGGGAATCTGGGGCCTACCATCAAGCCACTGGGGATGCCTGCCCAGAACTATGCTCTGATGCAAGTTGCTGGCCAGGAGGGAACATTTTCTCTTGTTGCTTTGCCACATGTTGCCTCAACTCAATCAGTTCAGAAACCTAGAATGCCTGAAAATCTTAAACTGCCTATTCCCCGATATCAACCTCCAACAAGTAACAAAGGATCAAGAAAGAAACCCATCCTGAGCCCTCCTGAGAGTGGCTGTAGCAAATCTCCTGCCCAAACCCAGATGTGTCCTCAGATGTCTCCTCCTACATCTGCCCAGCCTGAACTTCCACATAAACCCAGTCCATGTAAGCAGCTGCCATCACTAGACAAAGCCCCAGCCAGCATCAGCACAGCTATACTGACAAGTGGCAGTGGCCATGGAGACTCGAGATCTCCAGTGACCAACAACCGTGGAGATGTGACCCCTCCTGCCACCCCAATATTCTCTACATCAGGGGAGCCCTCAGCCAAGCAGAGTTTCCCAAAGATTTCAGAGAGAGTAAACTTTACAAGCAAGAAAATACCCAGTAAACCTTCTCCTATTGCCAGTGAAAAACTTAAAGAACAAGTTGATCATGCAAAAGCTATAACCAGTTTATCACCAGCCATTTTAGGCAGTACAGTTCAATTGATCTCTTCAGTCCCCAGGGGTAAGCTTCCAATCTTACCCTACTCTAGAATGAAAACAGCAGAGGTTTGCAAAATTGAATCTGATGCCAATACTGCAGATTTTTCTTTACCTGGGCATGGGACAGACTGTGATAAGAGATTCTCCACCACAGAAGGCTTTAATAATGCAGCCACCAAAATGGCCAGTAAGACACCTGTTCCACAGGTGTCAAAGCAGAATCTTTGTGAAAGTGCCTTTTATCCAGTTACCAAACTAGATCTCaaccacaaaacaaaattgaatggTGGGGCagcaaagagaagaggaagaaaacgAAAGATACCAGATGAAATTTTGacatttcaaggaaaaaagaggaaatgcattcttAATAAATGTAGAGATAGTAAAGAGAGAGCAAAAACTGATCCCCAAGAATCCAGAGACCAAAAACCCGGGGTCCTGAAAAAATATCGTAACATTATGCCTAAACCTGTAATTGTTGTGTCTGCTTTGGCTCCCCTACCTTCTCCTGCAGCTGTGCTACCATCCCAAACGCCCAGCAGCCTGGGACACGACACTTTgttaaataattctaaatatcTCAGCTGTAAGCAGAATGACAACCCTTCCTCTAAGCCCAGCTCTGTATTCAGAAATGGATTCTCTGGCATTAAGAAACCTTGGCACAGATGTCACGTTTGTAACCACCactttcagttcaaacagcaccTTCGAGACCACATGAATACACACACCAACAAACGGCCATACAGTTGTCGGATTTGTCGCAAGGCCTATGTACGTTCTGGCAGCCTAAGCACACACATGAGACTTCATCACAGTGAAAACCGTCTGAAGAAACTTGTGTGTTGTGAGTTTTGTGCAAAAGTGTTTGGTCACATCCGAGTCTATTTTGGCCATCTGAAAGAAGTGCATAGGGTTGTGATCAGCACTGAGCCCTCCCCCAGTGAACCACAGCCAGGGGCCATGCCAAAGAACAGAGACAGAGATACTAGTATGCAAGCGATGGAGGGACCCCTGGAGAGGTGAGTGCCAATGGAGTAGAAGTATGGCACAAAAGCCTGTTTTGATTTGGGGAAGAGGGGAAGATTTCATATTCAAAAAAGACTTTATAAAAACATCTCTCAGATGAAGATTTCATAAGGTAGTGTTCCCCCTAGTTCAGTAAAGAATGATCGTATTTCTCTTTGGTGTCTGGTCAGTCATAATTTTTAATTACTCTAACCTGTGTATGCCAAGGCAGAAATGCTAGTTTGAGGTGTGCTCAGGACAATTGGGCTTCAGAAAGTTATTCTTGCATCTGAAAATGAAGTAGTAAATTATCATATATAGTTCCTGATAGTCTTTACAAATAATCTTCCTCAAATTTATGTGCATAGGATTTCTATCTAAACAGCAGTATCTGCCTATAACACAGGGTGACTCTTGATGGGGTCTCCAGGGGTCTGCTGTATCAGCCACACCCTAAGGTACCCAGACCTAACATGACCCATTTTTCCCATCAGGCCAGATTAATCTGTCATTCCTTTTTACAAGTACTGCTTCCTCACATTATAAACAAATAAGCTATGTagtttggaagcctggcaggcagACCTTAGAGCAGTAATGAACCAGGCAAATGCTCTCAGTGAAGGCTGTGTGTATCCTCTTTCCACCAAGGTGACAAATAGTTTCACTAGAATTAATTCTTAGCAGCatcatgaaaagaaaactttttccAGCACTTTCAATTCTCTGTCTcttgtttttcattgtttcatttgctcaacatattttctatttaattttggcTTACTCTGTCATATTCAATAAATAAGGGGTGCCTATTCTACTACTTCCTTGCCTGTGTATAGTTTCTCTTCTGCTCTCATGCTTTTCACTAGTGTACAAAGAAACCAACCTTCTTGTTTTCCTGTTGTCAGATTTTGATGTTTGAGTAAAATGTCCAAACTGCCTTTTGTGCTCAAGGATAGGGAGGGCAACATTGAGTGGTGGGGCACAGTTACCTTCAGTTGCAGCAAGTAACTCTGCAGCACCTGACTTGACACTCCCTGATTATTCCGTGTTGAGTACCCCTGTTCCTGTGGGAAGCAAAGAAGAGGGGCTTGCCTAAGAGAAGCAGAAAAGCATAGTCACTTCCTAAATGAACCCAGGTGTCCTGAGAAACAATGTGTGACAGTTAGCTTTCACTGTGCCCTCTGCTAGAGTCCCTTCCCAGGCTCTGGCTTTCTTGGTTCTTTGTGTTTACCCCATTCTTTGTACTTCTCATTGTAGGTGTGTTTTAGATCCCTAAGGGCttagaactgaaaggaaaaattcTAATTGTGTTTTTCCATGAAATCTTATATAGACTTTTTCCCCGTTTCAGGGAAAACAAGTCAAGCTTGGAAGAAGACTTACTTCTAAACCAGGCAGATGAAGTCAAATTACAAATCAAATGTGGCCGTTGTCAGATCACTGCTCAGTCTTTTGCTGAAATAAAGTTCCATCTGCTTTATGTTCATGGAGAGGAAATTCAGGGCAGGCTGCAAGAGGGAATCTTACCAGGCACCAAAGGAGCTCAGGAGGCTCTGGTTAAACATGCTGCTCCTGACTGGAAACAGCATCCTGAGAGAAGAAGGCAGGTAAAGGCTTGTTCTTCTGAGGAGGAGTTCCGCGCATTTCCTAAATTGAAAAGGCCACTCTATCTTCACCACCAAAATGGTGTGGAAATACTCATGGAAAATGAAGGAGGCCTACCAGGAGCAAATGAGCCAAGGGAACAACCTCAGGTCCCTGAGTGTCCCAGTCCCCACACCATTCTCCTCTGGTCCCATTCAGGCTTTAACTGCCTCCTTTGTGCCCAGAcactgggaaggaaggaggagctcTTCCTGCACTGGGAACACAGACATAACTGTGAGGACCCTTCCAAACTCTGGGCTATTTTAAGTACTTTCTCGAACCAGGGAGTGATTGAACTTTCcagtaaaactgaaaaatgaaaccCTGGGGTAAACTGGGGTTAAAGAGAGTTTTGCTAGCACCTTTCTATCAAAGCTTTGTGTTTTATGGTGGTACTTAATTTTATGAAtcaaacaaattagaattaacaTTAATGAACAAAAGTAATTTTTGtacatagttttattttcttatgaaataaaGTATATGCCCTGGATGCATATTTTTCTAACCATATACagtctgattttaaaattctatgtactggctttattttatcttagactttatttcagaataaattaaaagatcaaaatttggaGATTGAAATGTAGAGGATTATAGGTTGTTCTTCAAATAACTTTCAGTAAAAATGTGtgcttgtgagtgtgtgtgtatgtgtcctttttttcagatattttctacTTACGTAGACCAACAATGTGAAGAATTTACATGTGGCAATTCTATTTCATTTCAAACCATGGTATCAAATTAGATGGTAAATGTTGATATTTATTAAATTCCCTGGTGTATTTGAATATGCTGCCAAGCAGTCTTTTCATAAAGTTGTCTTCTACCATCATTTGAAGTATATGTTTTTAACACTTaattttttgtgtgattttactattttcttaaaTGCATATTGCCTTGAAGATAACTTGGCAAGTCTCACAGCTATAATGTTCcatatcaaaataataaagaatttttagCATTTCAGCTAATAAAGAAATCTACTTTCTTGGTAAAAGTTGTTTTCAAATAGTCTTTGGGGCCAGAAAATTTACAACATGGAAAGTGAACTAGATGGTTCAGTCCAGATGTGTAGGTATCTCAACTGCTGTCTCACTCCCAGGTAACTTCAGAGGGTTGTTGCTAGCTGATCAATTTTAGATACAACTGTACCTTTCAAGCCCGGAATCTCTTTGAAAGTCAAGAGTAAATGATTGCCTCTTTAATTCCTGGGAAATTACCTTGAATCAGAAAAGTTGCCATTTGAAGTTTTTGGCCATCCTGGTTGCAAAATCATTTTCTGAGACGGGAGAGTCAGAGCATTCATCCCACTAGAATCGCCGGTTTTGCATGAAAGTACTGTGCGTGTGGTTAGCCCTGCTTGCCGAAGGTTGGCCCAGGCATGGTCATAACATTTTTCTGTGATACAGGAAGTTACCCAACAGAGAAAGCACTAAATTCTGATAAGCTAGTGGGTCTTAAGTCATCTTTTTAAATGTCTGGTTCTAAAAGAAAGTGGTCATAGGCACCATGTGGCTAAAATAgtgtaaaaagagaaaactccATCCCTGCCTTGTTAGCAAATAGTTttgtaaatttaagaaaaagagtGTTAAGTTTGGAATTCTCTGGAGGATTTTGCCATGGTTTATTGATTGATCAGATTCTACCCATTTTCAAAGAGATAATATCAGACCTACACTATTTTATAGATTTAGAATAATTAGTAATAATGAGTTAATAATAATGAAGTAGCTGTACCACTCAGTACAGTTGCCAGTTTGTTTCATGGAAGATTGAAGATATTACAAAATGAGATCTACCCAAGAATATTACTTGAACCTAAATTCAAACTATGAAATAATTTGCAGACTGCTCAGTCCTAAGATACTAAGTAGCATTTCAGAAATACCAGTTGGTCAGGGGCAGAATAGTGAGTGTGGATATGTATGGAGGCCAAGATCGCATCACCCAGCCAATAATGAGATGTCTAATATCCCCTTAGTCATGGAGACACCTACCTATGGCCTGCATTTAACCACATATTCCCGGAGCGAGAGATAATCTCTGGAAGGAAACAAGGAGGTATGAATGGGACAAAGAACAAAGGTAGACAGAAGATATGATTGGTTCAGGATGAAGGTCTCTGGCAGGATCCCCTTCTAGAACACATTTCAGAGCAGTGGCCCTAGAGGCCTAACTGAATTTAGGCAAGTCATCTGTCACTGGTCCACAGGGGACAGGGAAATAGGCAAGAAAGACTGGAGAAGTCAACactcattttttaagaaaactcaTTTTAAGAGAGAACTTGGAGTCCAGATGCCGCTCAATGCCTGTGTTCATGGGTTTGTTCAGAATACAATGTTTGTTACAATTGTTAGCCTCTGGAAACACTCTGCATTACAGCTCGAACAGTCACAATGCTATCCAAAGTAAGGAGTTTCTGGCCCTTAAAGCAGTTCTTCCTCAGAATGGTGGGAAGAGGGGCTATTACTGAGGAGGTAGGAAGACGAGGGAGGGATTTTGCTAAAGTAATTTTGGAAACGGTTCAGGGCCTCCCTAAGGTGTAGAAGTGTTATTGGCGCAGTCTAACCTGTACACTTAACCTAAAGGTCATGCAGTGTAGAATAAAGCTCTCCAACACTTACCCTGTAACCTCTCTGAGGGTGTCCCTTTCTGAGGCCCCATTCCCTCTGCTGTAAAATGCCAGTAATAGTCCTACCTCAAGGCATTGTTTGGAGAGTCCAAGACACTTGGCAAGTTTGGGTTACATAGTAACAGGTGGCTTGTATTTATTACACTTTTGGccaaatttgaaagaaaagatatgTTATATAAGATAAAACAGCTCAGGTAGACCTAGAGATTTCAGGGATGAAAACTCTACTGAGAACCACAGAATTTTGATTCATTACATAAAGAGGACATTTTAATTTGTGGGAGAGGgcagatactggggattgaacccaggggcacttaaccactgagccacatccccagccctattttgtatttgatttagacacagggtcgcactgagttgcttagcgcctcacttttgctgaggctggctttgaactcaccatcctcccaagcctctaggattgcaggcgtgcactaccatgcccagcttacattttaatttttaaataactaataaaaCTAGCTTGGATTGCATGGAGGTTTGGTAAATGTCTATTTAATCAGTATAGAAAGCAGAATTCACTAAGTGATCTCTTTTCAGActcttatttgggggctcacattTCTCAGGTCTCAGCCAGGATGGCACCTCCTTCCTGTGGCTTGCTCTCTGCCCTCTCTTGGCCCCTGATCTAACTGTTGTCATAGTTCTCCCCACCCCATCCAGAAACTGGCAGTGGGCTTGTTCTGCTTCCCATGCTAGACCATAATAAGCCTCTTGAGGGCAGGGACTGTGCCTTTGTTTACCATAGACCCTAGAGGGTCCAGTACCTCCTATGGAATAGTAGATAGTTGTTGGGGGAAGAGGAATAAGTGCATCAACATCAGATAAATGCAAAATTACCACTTTGCTTTTTACATATAAATCAGCATTAGAAGCAACCAAACTTGTAAGCTAGGAACATATCAAGGAAAATTTGGTCTTCAACTCAGCACATTCATTTTGCTTAatgtcttttgcttcttggaaaattggCTCAAAGCCAGcaaaaccagatttttttttcttttcttttggcccaaaattatttctgaaagttACAGCATTTTagatttgtattgttttattacCTGTCATTTTTATTCATGTCCCCTTTtgttgctctctctttctctctctcttgctggaCCTCTTCCTAGTTCAGCTTGACTGTTCCTCTGTTAAGCTGCACCTCATATGGAAAGCTCTCTCTTCATCAGCACACCATAAATAATCAAACCTGGGTGCGTTCCATTGCCTTCTCTGGCTACagactcctcccctccccagctgtgCGGCTCCAGTTTTCTGTGGCCCCAGTGACATGACTGTTGGCAATAAATGctcaacttcatttatttattagaattCTCAGATCTGTCCTGGTTTACTCCATTCAAGTTGCTGACATGCTTTGTTAGGTACATATTTTATAGAGTCTCCCCTTTCTACTGAGCTCCTGAGAAAAAGTGCCCTGGTAAGGATGAACTGGGATTTAGCAGAACAGGTTTTTAActtcaatatgttttttttttttactgacccTTGGACAATCAGCATATAATCTGTTGTATATTTTAACCATATATACCTCTTCAGGAATGTTGCTTTTGCAGGTGAAGTGTTCATTCTATTTCCTATTTGGCCATAATCGTGGTTATCTCCATAATAAAACTATAACCACCATTTCTCaggcatattttaaatttgtgtgtAGTATGCAGACGTTGGCTTGGAAATCCATCACATTTTTCATACTATGAAGTGTGAAAATATTTCAATGTGTTGCTTAATCCTAGGAAAAAATGCTCTCCATTGAAGAAAGCCAAACGTGACAGAAGTGATGTAAAGATTACTTGTTCTAATTTTGATAATATGAAGCTAAACAGGTGGcctttttcttaattaaatttgCTCCCATCTTCAAAATTATCCCACCCCCAGTTTACAGTAAAGAATTCATTTATAATAGGATGGTAACTCTTGCCTTTTTGTAGCATGTTTCAAAAATAATAGGTCATGTTTAATAAGCCAAATACCCACTAAGTACTACTCAAAAGATTTCCCCTTCTTTCATTAATTAACTCAGTCTATACCTTAGAGTTACAAGGAAAGACACTATGTCTTCTATAGGTATTTGTAGAGACAGCAATGAAAACGATCTGGTTACTATCTGAGTTGTAATATGTATCTTACTACAGAAACTTAGCCATGGAAGAGATCCAGGTGACTCAATCACACAAACTGCATAACCCTCCCAAAGCTCTGGGTAAATAGTAATATTTAAGGGTACATTCTTAGAAAACTAGCACACCCCCTTTTCCCACTCAAATCTGTATTAAAGCACAGTTGAATTCTTCATAGGACATTCACTGAACCAAGCCTTTTTGACAATGATTACCCAAGAAACGTCATCCTAAAATCTCCAAGAAGACTGTCTCTCAAAAGACTTATATAttctacaaattaaaataaatagacttAATTATTCTTTCCTGaagtaaaaagaggaaaggaagaaacaagaggACAGGAGTCCTGTTTCAAGACGTGGTCTGAGTTGCTTTTAGTGATGGAAGGTTCCATGGGGCACTATAAGGGTAGGAAAAACCAAGCAGCAAAAGGTCACTAATATTTTGGTCCACCTTCAATAGAGACAAATTGGACAGTGTCTATCATAATGCCAAAAATGTTCAGACCTCCTCTTCTAGGGATTTGCCCTGTGGATAATTACTGCATACGTGCATAGATAGGTAGATGAGGGAAGATGTTCACTGCAGGATTGTTTATAATAAGTGAAAGACTACACACAGCTGTTATCAAAGCTGGTCAAAAATATTTAGAGTCCCCCATAATGGATTACTATGCAGTAGTACAAAAGACTCAAGTAGCACTTTATGCACTGAAGTGTGTATTATGTGAAGAAAGCAAGGTGCTGAACAGTGTACAGTGTGCTTCCATCTGCTtttgaagaagaaggaaaaaaaggcaaaaagagaTATAGGTGTGCTTGAATTTGCATAGAGAATTTATGGAAAGTGACTTCATTTGGGAAAGGGTTCTTTTGTACTCAATGTTTTttgctgcattttattttttcagttaaaaaaaaaacaattttaccaTATTAAGGGGTAGCTATGCAGTTATCAGTAGGACAGGCCTCAGCAAAACTGTTAAAGAAGGAAAATCTGTCTTACCCCCACCCCTGGCTTTAGTGCCCCTGTGCATCTTACTTAACCCTCAGCCCCTGCTGCCTCACAATCCTGAAAAGACAATGATCCACAACAAGAAAGACACGTTTTCAACCcagcacacacacagatacactcAAGTGAGACAAAAgttcaatttcataaaaataatactgTGTCCATAATAATACACATTGCTTGACATatgctgctgatttttttttttttggagggggcggGTACTGACGATTGAACCCTGGGGGCACTTAACTGGTTTCACTTTCCAAAtgaactgagtcacatccccaaccccttttttatattttatttagagatagggtctcactaagttgctgtggctggcttttaacttgagatcctcctcctcagcctcttgacTCACCaagattatgggcatgtgccactgcgcccaacCTTTAACTGATCTTTTAAAGGCTGGCTACTGATTGATTTCACATCCCACTAATGAGCAAATACCATTCAAAATAAAGAGCTGTGGACTTTTGACTTTCTGGCCCCTCATTAAGGCCCTTCTGTGCTGCTGCCCAGTCCCTCAGTTCTCTGCTATCAGGGGCTGGATGAGTGACTAGTCCACAAATTTGCATGTTATAGGCCTTTTTAAGGGTGGCCTCAATTCAAGGGATAACCAATGCTGAGAATTTCGCATCTTTTGACCAATAGCCAGTTCCAGTAATGGCCTGGGTAGCCCTCCAGTTCCCccttgtatatcctagagatcatCATTTAGGGATCAAGTGAAACTCTTCTTTAGCTATACTTGATAAGAGTTGCCAGCTCTGCATTTGGGTTGGGTTTGAAATTGTCTGACATTTCTTACCTTCATTCAAGCATGATATGGCAGAAATCAAGTCCTCTGGAGAGGATGCAAATTCTGGCAGTAATGTAGCCAGTGGCTTTTCCATTCCCTCCACCCATTCTCTTTCAACCCTTCTTTGCTGAGAAATACACCTCTGGTGAGTTTCTCTaagtcccttccttctcttcttcctggccTTACCTTCCCGCTGAGCATTCTGCCACTTGCCAGGCGTAGGTCACAAACAGAACATGGTCAAAAAAGACACCTCTTGAACTTCAAAGTGACCtctatctttccatcttctctcttttgttGAGGTATCCAAATGCTTCTTTCTGCCTCCTTGTCTAGGAGATGCTCAGCACcttgtaaaaagaaaattctacttTTCACCTAGCTGTTACTTGGCCCCAACTATTCCAAGGTAACACCTAGTTAATTCACATACTTCTGTGTATATTCCTCAGAGGTCCCTCTTTTCAGTTTTAGTGTGTTGGCTTAAAGAAAAGAGGTCTGGTTTCCCTTTTTATAGCAGTTTAAGTCTCTCCCAAGTTGCCAAATAGGTATTTATATGGACCGACTCTCAGGTCCTCCAGGACCTTCCCAAATCAACATAGCTTGGAGGTCTCATGCTCAGGTGGAGAGCCACATGCCCAGTTTGCCCTGTTGGGGGTCACCAGCCTCCTGAACCCAACCTGGCATAGAGCAGCACTGATCTGGATGAGCTTTCTAGTCTTATAGGCCAGTGGTTTTACCTGGAAGTTGCTGCCCTAAGCTGTATTTTTCCATTTGCACAGACTGGAGAATAAAATTTGGCTTTTGCAATGATAATGGAAGGCCCTGGGGGAGAAGGAAATTGGCAGGTATTAACTAACAATTGgatgttttcattttgctttgattTTCATCGGTAT is a window encoding:
- the Znf438 gene encoding zinc finger protein 438 isoform X2; protein product: MSTSPVEKHLTPQMLDSPRKTVCTGESNNPSGTIQSGKSLQNKSQFRTIAPKIVPKVLTSKVLPCHSPSLSDQGNLGPTIKPLGMPAQNYALMQVAGQEGTFSLVALPHVASTQSVQKPRMPENLKLPIPRYQPPTSNKGSRKKPILSPPESGCSKSPAQTQMCPQMSPPTSAQPELPHKPSPCKQLPSLDKAPASISTAILTSGSGHGDSRSPVTNNRGDVTPPATPIFSTSGEPSAKQSFPKISERVNFTSKKIPSKPSPIASEKLKEQVDHAKAITSLSPAILGSTVQLISSVPRGKLPILPYSRMKTAEVCKIESDANTADFSLPGHGTDCDKRFSTTEGFNNAATKMASKTPVPQVSKQNLCESAFYPVTKLDLNHKTKLNGGAAKRRGRKRKIPDEILTFQGKKRKCILNKCRDSKERAKTDPQESRDQKPGVLKKYRNIMPKPVIVVSALAPLPSPAAVLPSQTPSSLGHDTLLNNSKYLSCKQNDNPSSKPSSVFRNGFSGIKKPWHRCHVCNHHFQFKQHLRDHMNTHTNKRPYSCRICRKAYVRSGSLSTHMRLHHSENRLKKLVCCEFCAKVFGHIRVYFGHLKEVHRVVISTEPSPSEPQPGAMPKNRDRDTSMQAMEGPLERENKSSLEEDLLLNQADEVKLQIKCGRCQITAQSFAEIKFHLLYVHGEEIQGRLQEGILPGTKGAQEALVKHAAPDWKQHPERRRQVKACSSEEEFRAFPKLKRPLYLHHQNGVEILMENEGGLPGANEPREQPQVPECPSPHTILLWSHSGFNCLLCAQTLGRKEELFLHWEHRHNCEDPSKLWAILSTFSNQGVIELSSKTEK
- the Znf438 gene encoding zinc finger protein 438 isoform X1, encoding MQNPLSVPPKDQGDDSMSTSPVEKHLTPQMLDSPRKTVCTGESNNPSGTIQSGKSLQNKSQFRTIAPKIVPKVLTSKVLPCHSPSLSDQGNLGPTIKPLGMPAQNYALMQVAGQEGTFSLVALPHVASTQSVQKPRMPENLKLPIPRYQPPTSNKGSRKKPILSPPESGCSKSPAQTQMCPQMSPPTSAQPELPHKPSPCKQLPSLDKAPASISTAILTSGSGHGDSRSPVTNNRGDVTPPATPIFSTSGEPSAKQSFPKISERVNFTSKKIPSKPSPIASEKLKEQVDHAKAITSLSPAILGSTVQLISSVPRGKLPILPYSRMKTAEVCKIESDANTADFSLPGHGTDCDKRFSTTEGFNNAATKMASKTPVPQVSKQNLCESAFYPVTKLDLNHKTKLNGGAAKRRGRKRKIPDEILTFQGKKRKCILNKCRDSKERAKTDPQESRDQKPGVLKKYRNIMPKPVIVVSALAPLPSPAAVLPSQTPSSLGHDTLLNNSKYLSCKQNDNPSSKPSSVFRNGFSGIKKPWHRCHVCNHHFQFKQHLRDHMNTHTNKRPYSCRICRKAYVRSGSLSTHMRLHHSENRLKKLVCCEFCAKVFGHIRVYFGHLKEVHRVVISTEPSPSEPQPGAMPKNRDRDTSMQAMEGPLERENKSSLEEDLLLNQADEVKLQIKCGRCQITAQSFAEIKFHLLYVHGEEIQGRLQEGILPGTKGAQEALVKHAAPDWKQHPERRRQVKACSSEEEFRAFPKLKRPLYLHHQNGVEILMENEGGLPGANEPREQPQVPECPSPHTILLWSHSGFNCLLCAQTLGRKEELFLHWEHRHNCEDPSKLWAILSTFSNQGVIELSSKTEK